Proteins encoded in a region of the Streptomyces sp. PCS3-D2 genome:
- a CDS encoding GtrA family protein has protein sequence MTTQRGSVLARVRGLVREVAKFGAVGGLGVLVNLGVFNLIRSTTDLQVVRASVIATTVAIATNYLGFRYFAYRDRAQRGRTREMALFAGFSALGLVIENGVLYTATYGFGWDGPLASNVFKFIGIGTATVFRFWSYRTWVFKALPPVPPPAAEAAPAPLPRPERRSEPLPEPANN, from the coding sequence ATGACCACGCAGCGCGGATCGGTCCTCGCACGCGTACGGGGCCTCGTGCGCGAGGTGGCCAAGTTCGGGGCGGTCGGCGGACTGGGGGTCCTGGTCAACCTGGGTGTCTTCAACCTGATCCGCAGCACCACCGACCTCCAGGTGGTCCGCGCGAGCGTGATAGCCACCACCGTGGCCATCGCCACGAACTACCTCGGCTTCCGCTACTTCGCCTACCGGGACCGCGCCCAGCGCGGCCGCACCCGCGAAATGGCGCTCTTCGCCGGCTTCAGCGCGCTCGGCCTGGTCATCGAGAACGGCGTGCTCTACACCGCCACCTACGGCTTCGGCTGGGACGGCCCGCTCGCCAGCAACGTCTTCAAGTTCATCGGGATCGGCACGGCCACCGTCTTCCGCTTCTGGTCGTACCGGACCTGGGTCTTCAAGGCCCTGCCGCCCGTCCCCCCGCCCGCCGCCGAAGCGGCACCGGCGCCGCTGCCCCGGCCGGAGCGCAGGTCCGAGCCGCTGCCGGAGCCCGCGAACAACTAG
- a CDS encoding response regulator transcription factor, producing the protein MTRVLLAEDDASISEPLARALRREGYEVEVREDGPTALDAGLQGGVDLVVLDLGLPGMDGLEVARRLRAEGHGFPILVLTARADEVDTVVGLDAGADDYVTKPFRLAELLARVRALLRRGATEAAQPPATHGVRIDVESHRAWMGEEELQLTAKEFDLLRVLVRDAGRVVTRDQLMREVWDTTWWSSTKTLDMHISWLRKKLGDDAANPRYIATVRGVGFRFEKS; encoded by the coding sequence ATGACGCGTGTACTGCTCGCCGAGGACGACGCATCCATCTCGGAGCCCCTGGCCCGCGCCCTGCGCCGGGAGGGGTACGAGGTCGAGGTCCGGGAGGACGGCCCCACCGCCCTGGACGCGGGACTTCAGGGAGGAGTCGACCTCGTCGTCCTGGACCTGGGCCTGCCGGGCATGGACGGACTGGAAGTCGCCCGCAGACTGCGCGCCGAAGGCCACGGCTTCCCGATCCTGGTCCTCACCGCCCGGGCGGACGAGGTCGACACGGTCGTCGGCCTTGACGCGGGCGCCGACGACTACGTGACCAAGCCCTTCCGCCTGGCCGAGCTCCTGGCCCGGGTCCGGGCCCTGCTCCGGCGCGGCGCCACCGAGGCCGCCCAGCCCCCCGCCACCCACGGCGTACGGATCGACGTCGAGTCGCACCGTGCCTGGATGGGCGAGGAGGAGCTCCAGCTCACCGCCAAGGAGTTCGACCTGCTGCGCGTCCTGGTGCGCGACGCCGGCCGCGTCGTCACTCGGGACCAGCTCATGCGGGAGGTCTGGGACACCACCTGGTGGTCCTCCACCAAGACCCTCGACATGCACATCTCCTGGCTGCGCAAGAAGCTGGGCGACGACGCCGCCAACCCGCGCTACATCGCCACCGTCCGCGGCGTCGGCTTCCGCTTCGAGAAGAGCTGA
- a CDS encoding peptide MFS transporter produces the protein MASSLTTASPSPAHEKTVLGHPIGLATLFMTEMWERFSYYGMRALLVLYLVSGGVDAATGSQGGGLGFTAATATAIYSVYVAMVYLMAMPGGWFGDRVWGARKTVAIASFVIMAGHVALAVPGQLAFFVGLLLVAVGSGLLKANISTMVGHLYKDADDPRRDSGFTIFYIGINVGALLAPVGIGIVGETVNWHLGFALAAVGMGIGLAVFLLAGRTLSPKSSIVPNPLSPAERKAVITKALAVLAVVAVFYGAVVAADMFTIKWALYPITIAGLVIPVAVLARIKRDKDLSPGEQTRMSAYIWFFVAAAVFWMIYDQGGSTLSLFGDKNSERSLFGWEVPTTIFQSLNPLFVVALAPVFAAVWVALARRNREPSTIAKFSTALIIVGASFFVFAIPLSQTAGNDTKVTMWWLVLIFLMHTLAELCLSPVGLSVTTKMAPQKYGSQMMGVWFLAVTAGDCVTGLLSLADVQLNGVGVILFQAFAAVLAGVAIFMYRKKVNMLMGGMN, from the coding sequence ATGGCTTCCAGCCTGACGACGGCCTCACCGAGCCCCGCTCACGAGAAGACCGTCCTCGGCCACCCGATCGGCCTGGCCACGCTGTTCATGACCGAGATGTGGGAGCGCTTCTCCTACTACGGCATGCGTGCGCTTCTCGTTCTGTACCTGGTCTCCGGCGGCGTCGACGCCGCGACCGGCAGCCAGGGCGGCGGCCTCGGCTTCACCGCGGCGACGGCCACGGCGATCTACTCCGTGTACGTGGCCATGGTCTACCTGATGGCCATGCCCGGCGGCTGGTTCGGTGACCGCGTCTGGGGCGCCCGCAAGACGGTCGCCATCGCCAGCTTCGTCATCATGGCGGGCCACGTGGCGCTCGCCGTCCCCGGCCAGCTGGCGTTCTTCGTCGGTCTGCTGCTGGTCGCGGTCGGCTCCGGTCTGCTGAAGGCCAACATCTCCACGATGGTCGGCCACCTGTACAAGGACGCGGACGACCCGCGTCGCGACAGCGGCTTCACGATCTTCTACATCGGCATCAACGTGGGTGCCCTCCTCGCCCCGGTCGGCATCGGCATCGTCGGCGAGACGGTGAACTGGCACCTCGGCTTCGCGCTCGCCGCCGTCGGCATGGGCATCGGCCTGGCCGTCTTCCTGCTGGCCGGCCGCACCCTGAGCCCGAAGAGCAGCATCGTCCCGAACCCGCTGAGCCCGGCCGAGCGCAAGGCCGTGATCACCAAGGCCCTGGCCGTCCTCGCCGTCGTCGCCGTCTTCTACGGCGCCGTGGTCGCGGCGGACATGTTCACCATCAAGTGGGCGCTGTACCCGATCACCATCGCCGGTCTGGTCATCCCGGTCGCCGTCCTGGCCCGCATCAAGCGGGACAAGGACCTCAGCCCCGGCGAGCAGACCCGGATGAGCGCCTACATCTGGTTCTTCGTGGCCGCCGCCGTCTTCTGGATGATCTACGACCAGGGCGGTTCGACCCTCTCGCTGTTCGGTGACAAGAACTCCGAGCGCAGCCTGTTCGGCTGGGAGGTCCCGACCACGATCTTCCAGTCGCTGAACCCGCTCTTCGTGGTGGCCCTGGCCCCGGTCTTCGCCGCCGTGTGGGTGGCGCTGGCCCGCCGCAACCGCGAGCCCAGCACCATCGCGAAGTTCTCCACGGCCCTGATCATCGTCGGTGCCTCGTTCTTCGTCTTCGCCATCCCGCTGAGCCAGACCGCCGGCAACGACACCAAGGTCACCATGTGGTGGCTGGTGCTGATCTTCCTGATGCACACGCTCGCCGAGCTGTGCCTCTCCCCGGTCGGCCTGTCGGTCACCACGAAGATGGCGCCGCAGAAGTACGGCTCCCAGATGATGGGCGTCTGGTTCCTGGCGGTCACCGCCGGTGACTGCGTCACCGGTCTGCTCAGCCTGGCCGACGTCCAGCTGAACGGTGTCGGCGTGATCCTCTTCCAGGCGTTCGCCGCCGTCCTCGCCGGTGTCGCGATCTTCATGTACCGCAAGAAGGTCAACATGCTGATGGGCGGCATGAACTGA
- a CDS encoding UDP-glucose/GDP-mannose dehydrogenase family protein, producing the protein MAPLRITVIGTGYLGATHAAAMAELGFEVLGLDVVPEKIEMLAAGRVPMYEPGLEELLAKHVAGLPGSTGRLRFTTSYEEVGAFGDVHFVCVNTPQKHGEYACDMSYVDSAMASLAPHLTRPVLVVGKSTVPVGSAQRLAAKLTELAPAGDGVELAWNPEFLREGFAVQDTLHPDRIVIGVQGERGEKLLREVYETPVSEGSPLVVTDFPTSELVKTAANSFLATKISFINAMAEVCEAAGGDVVKLAEAIGYDERIGAKFLRAGIGFGGGCLPKDIRAFMARAGELGADQALTFLREVDSINMRRRGHMVELAREAVGGSFLGKRVAVLGATFKPDSDDVRDSPALNVAGQIHLQGGQVTVYDPKGMDNARQVFPTLGYADSALAAARGAEVVLHLTEWREFRDLDPAELASVVTDRLVLDGRNALDPVRWRAAGWTYRAMGRPRA; encoded by the coding sequence ATGGCCCCCCTCAGGATCACTGTGATCGGCACCGGCTACCTCGGCGCGACCCACGCCGCGGCGATGGCGGAGCTGGGCTTCGAGGTGCTGGGCCTGGACGTGGTGCCGGAGAAGATCGAGATGTTGGCCGCGGGCCGGGTGCCGATGTACGAGCCCGGCCTGGAGGAACTCCTGGCCAAGCACGTGGCCGGACTGCCCGGCTCGACCGGGCGGCTGCGGTTCACCACCTCCTACGAGGAGGTGGGCGCCTTCGGCGACGTCCACTTCGTCTGCGTGAACACTCCGCAGAAGCACGGCGAGTACGCGTGCGACATGTCCTACGTCGACTCCGCGATGGCCTCGCTGGCCCCGCACCTGACGCGACCGGTGCTGGTCGTGGGCAAGTCCACGGTGCCGGTCGGTTCCGCGCAGCGGCTGGCGGCGAAGCTGACGGAGCTGGCCCCGGCGGGCGACGGCGTGGAGCTGGCCTGGAACCCGGAGTTCCTTCGGGAGGGCTTCGCCGTCCAGGACACCCTGCACCCCGACCGGATCGTCATCGGCGTCCAGGGCGAGCGCGGCGAGAAGCTGCTGCGCGAGGTGTACGAAACCCCCGTGTCGGAGGGGTCCCCGCTGGTCGTCACCGACTTCCCGACCTCCGAGCTGGTGAAGACCGCCGCCAACTCCTTCCTCGCCACCAAGATCTCCTTCATCAACGCGATGGCGGAGGTCTGTGAGGCCGCCGGCGGTGACGTGGTCAAGTTGGCGGAGGCCATCGGCTACGACGAGCGGATCGGCGCGAAGTTCCTGCGCGCCGGAATCGGCTTCGGCGGCGGCTGCCTGCCCAAGGACATCCGGGCCTTCATGGCCCGCGCAGGCGAGCTCGGCGCGGACCAGGCACTGACCTTCCTGCGCGAGGTGGACTCCATCAACATGCGGCGGCGCGGCCACATGGTGGAGCTGGCCCGCGAGGCCGTCGGCGGGTCCTTCCTCGGCAAGCGGGTCGCCGTACTCGGCGCCACCTTCAAGCCCGACTCGGACGACGTGCGCGACTCGCCCGCCCTGAACGTGGCGGGCCAGATCCACCTGCAGGGCGGCCAGGTCACCGTCTACGACCCCAAGGGCATGGACAACGCCCGGCAGGTCTTCCCGACCCTCGGGTACGCGGACTCCGCGCTCGCGGCGGCCCGGGGCGCGGAGGTGGTCCTCCACCTCACCGAGTGGCGCGAGTTCCGCGACCTCGACCCGGCGGAGCTCGCCTCCGTCGTCACCGACCGGCTCGTGCTGGACGGTCGCAACGCGCTGGACCCGGTGCGGTGGCGTGCCGCCGGCTGGACCTACCGGGCGATGGGCCGGCCCCGGGCCTGA
- a CDS encoding 5-(carboxyamino)imidazole ribonucleotide synthase, translating to MTFPVVGMVGGGQLARMTHEAGIPLGIRFKLLSDTPQDSAAQVVSEVVIGDYRDLETLRAFAHGCDVITFDHEHVPTEHLRALEADGIPVRPGPDALVHAQDKGVMRAKLDEIGAPSPRHRIVSDPADVTAFADEVGGFPVILKTVRGGYDGKGVWFVRTPQDAEAPFKAGVPVLAEEKVDFVRELAANIVRSPHGQAVAYPVVESRQVDGVCDTVIAPAPDLSEELAGEAQALALRIAQELGVTGHLAVELFETTDGRILVNELAMRPHNSGHWTQDGAVTSQFANHVRAVLDLPLGDPRARAPWTVMANVLGGDYPDMYAAYLHCMAHDPQLKIHMYGKDVKHGRKVGHVNTYGDDLDDVLERARHAADYLRGTVTE from the coding sequence GTGACGTTCCCGGTAGTCGGCATGGTCGGCGGCGGTCAGCTCGCCCGCATGACCCACGAGGCGGGTATCCCCCTCGGCATCAGATTCAAGCTCCTCAGTGACACACCACAGGACTCGGCGGCCCAGGTCGTGAGCGAGGTCGTCATCGGCGACTATCGCGACCTGGAGACGTTGCGTGCCTTCGCGCACGGCTGTGACGTGATCACCTTCGACCACGAGCATGTACCCACGGAGCACCTTCGGGCCCTGGAAGCGGACGGCATCCCCGTCCGCCCGGGGCCCGACGCCTTGGTACACGCCCAGGACAAGGGGGTGATGCGCGCCAAACTCGACGAGATCGGCGCGCCCAGCCCCCGCCACCGGATCGTGAGCGATCCGGCGGACGTGACCGCCTTCGCGGACGAGGTGGGCGGCTTCCCCGTCATCCTCAAGACCGTGCGCGGCGGCTACGACGGCAAAGGGGTGTGGTTCGTCCGCACCCCGCAGGACGCCGAGGCCCCGTTCAAGGCGGGCGTCCCGGTCCTCGCCGAGGAGAAGGTGGACTTCGTCCGCGAGCTCGCGGCGAACATCGTCCGCTCCCCGCACGGGCAGGCGGTCGCCTATCCCGTCGTCGAGTCCCGCCAGGTGGACGGGGTCTGCGACACGGTGATCGCTCCCGCGCCGGACCTCTCCGAGGAGCTGGCCGGCGAGGCCCAGGCCCTCGCCCTGCGCATCGCGCAGGAACTCGGCGTGACCGGTCACCTGGCCGTGGAGCTGTTCGAGACCACCGATGGCCGGATCCTCGTCAACGAACTGGCGATGCGTCCGCACAACAGCGGTCACTGGACCCAGGACGGGGCCGTGACCTCCCAGTTCGCCAACCACGTGCGCGCGGTCCTGGACCTGCCGCTGGGCGACCCGCGCGCCCGCGCCCCGTGGACCGTCATGGCGAACGTGCTGGGCGGGGACTACCCCGACATGTACGCGGCCTACCTGCACTGCATGGCCCACGACCCCCAGCTGAAGATCCACATGTACGGCAAGGACGTGAAACACGGTCGCAAGGTCGGCCACGTCAACACCTACGGCGACGACCTGGACGATGTGCTGGAGCGCGCACGCCACGCCGCCGACTACCTCAGAGGAACGGTCACGGAATGA
- a CDS encoding ATP-binding protein, translated as MRRRLIQSTLAVVLVVIAVFGVSLVIVETRTITSSAQDRVEAEALRLVGIVEANVLEKKPNDPSTLAEQLDAGHFARITIPGQPALEVGVSIPDSVVRGTARGEQGEIVVVEEARATVTREVVRTLAVVGAVALLAVVAAVLLAVRQANRLASPLTDLAETAERLGSGDPRPRHKRYGVPELDRVADVLDSSAERIGRMLTAERRLAADASHQLRTPLTALSMRLEEITVTDDLETVREEATIALTQVERLTDVVQRLLTNSRDPRTGSAVPFDLDEVVKQQVEEWRPAYRSAGRAIVRSGKQGVRAVGTPGAVSQVLATLVENALMHGGGTVALRTRVIGNQAVLEVTDEGPGVPPDLGNRIFERAISGRNSTGIGLAVARDLAEADGGRLELLQTQPPVFALFLSRTAPPPAEREKTVR; from the coding sequence ATGCGCCGCCGCCTCATCCAGTCCACGCTCGCCGTGGTGCTCGTGGTGATCGCCGTCTTCGGGGTCTCCCTCGTCATCGTGGAGACCCGGACCATCACCAGCAGCGCCCAGGACCGGGTCGAGGCCGAGGCGCTGCGCCTGGTGGGCATCGTCGAGGCGAACGTCCTTGAGAAGAAGCCCAACGACCCCTCCACCCTCGCCGAGCAGCTCGACGCCGGCCACTTCGCGCGCATCACGATCCCCGGGCAGCCGGCCCTGGAAGTGGGCGTGTCGATCCCCGACAGCGTCGTGCGCGGCACCGCGCGCGGCGAACAGGGCGAGATCGTCGTCGTGGAGGAGGCCCGCGCCACCGTGACCAGGGAGGTCGTACGGACCCTGGCCGTCGTCGGCGCGGTGGCCCTGCTGGCCGTCGTGGCGGCCGTACTGCTCGCCGTACGGCAGGCGAACCGGCTGGCCTCCCCGCTCACCGACCTCGCCGAGACCGCGGAGCGGCTCGGCTCGGGCGACCCGCGGCCCCGGCACAAGCGTTACGGGGTACCCGAGCTCGACCGGGTCGCGGACGTGCTGGACTCCAGCGCCGAACGGATCGGCCGGATGCTCACCGCCGAGCGACGCCTCGCGGCCGACGCCTCCCACCAGCTGCGCACCCCGCTCACGGCGCTGTCGATGCGACTGGAGGAGATCACGGTCACCGACGACCTGGAGACCGTACGGGAAGAGGCCACGATCGCCCTGACCCAGGTCGAGCGGCTCACCGACGTGGTGCAGCGGCTGCTCACGAACTCGCGGGACCCGCGCACGGGCTCCGCGGTCCCCTTCGACCTCGACGAGGTCGTCAAACAGCAGGTGGAGGAGTGGCGGCCGGCCTACCGCAGCGCGGGACGGGCCATCGTGCGCTCCGGGAAGCAGGGCGTACGGGCCGTCGGCACCCCCGGCGCGGTCTCCCAGGTCCTGGCCACCCTCGTGGAGAACGCCCTGATGCACGGCGGCGGCACCGTCGCCCTGCGCACCAGGGTGATCGGCAACCAGGCGGTGCTGGAGGTCACGGACGAGGGCCCGGGTGTCCCGCCCGACCTCGGGAACCGCATCTTCGAGCGGGCCATCAGCGGCCGGAACTCCACCGGGATCGGCCTCGCGGTCGCCCGTGACCTCGCCGAGGCCGACGGCGGGCGCCTGGAGCTGCTCCAAACGCAGCCCCCGGTGTTCGCGCTGTTCCTCAGCCGTACGGCCCCGCCGCCCGCCGAGCGCGAGAAGACGGTGCGTTAG
- a CDS encoding acyl-CoA dehydrogenase family protein, with the protein MAGSADFDLYRPAEEHDMLRESVRSLAEAKILPFAAAVDEESRFPQEALDALVANDLHAVHVPESYGGAGADALATVIVIEEVARVCASSSLIPAVNKLGSLPVILSGSEELKAKYLGPLAKGDAMFSYALSEPDAGSDAAGMKTRAVRDGDFWVLNGVKRWITNAGVSEYYTVMAVTDPEKRSKGISAFVVEKSDEGVSFGAPEKKLGIKGSPTREVYLDNVRIPADRMIGAEGTGFATAMKTLDHTRITIAAQALGIAQGALDYAKGYVQERKQFGKPIGDFQGVQFMLADMAMKIEAARQLTYAAAAKSERVDSDLTFFGAAAKCYASDVAMEVTTDAVQLLGGYGYTRDYPVERMMRDAKITQIYEGTNQVQRIVMARNLP; encoded by the coding sequence TTGGCGGGTTCTGCCGACTTCGACCTGTACCGCCCGGCCGAGGAGCACGACATGCTCCGCGAGTCGGTCCGCTCGCTCGCCGAGGCGAAGATCCTGCCGTTCGCAGCCGCCGTCGACGAGGAGTCCCGCTTCCCGCAGGAGGCCCTCGACGCGCTGGTCGCCAACGACCTGCACGCCGTCCACGTGCCCGAGAGCTACGGCGGTGCGGGCGCCGACGCCCTCGCCACCGTGATCGTGATCGAGGAAGTGGCCCGCGTCTGCGCCTCCTCCTCCCTCATTCCGGCCGTGAACAAGCTCGGCTCCCTCCCGGTGATCCTCTCCGGCTCCGAGGAGCTCAAGGCCAAGTACCTCGGCCCGCTCGCCAAGGGCGACGCGATGTTCTCGTACGCCCTCTCCGAGCCGGACGCGGGCTCCGACGCCGCCGGCATGAAGACCCGCGCCGTCCGCGACGGGGACTTCTGGGTGCTCAACGGCGTCAAGCGCTGGATCACCAACGCGGGCGTCTCCGAGTACTACACGGTCATGGCCGTCACCGACCCCGAGAAGCGCTCCAAGGGCATCAGCGCCTTCGTCGTCGAGAAGTCCGACGAGGGCGTGTCCTTCGGCGCCCCGGAGAAGAAGCTCGGCATCAAGGGCTCCCCGACCCGCGAGGTCTACCTCGACAACGTCCGGATCCCCGCCGACCGCATGATCGGCGCCGAGGGCACCGGCTTCGCCACCGCGATGAAGACCCTCGACCACACCCGCATCACGATCGCCGCCCAGGCGCTCGGCATCGCCCAGGGCGCCCTGGACTACGCCAAGGGCTACGTCCAGGAGCGCAAGCAGTTCGGCAAGCCGATCGGCGACTTCCAGGGCGTGCAGTTCATGCTCGCGGACATGGCCATGAAGATCGAGGCCGCCCGCCAGCTGACCTACGCGGCCGCCGCCAAGTCCGAGCGCGTCGACTCCGACCTGACCTTCTTCGGTGCCGCGGCCAAGTGCTACGCCTCCGACGTGGCCATGGAGGTCACCACGGACGCCGTCCAGCTCCTCGGCGGCTACGGCTACACCCGTGACTACCCGGTGGAGCGCATGATGCGCGACGCCAAGATCACGCAGATTTATGAAGGCACGAACCAGGTTCAGCGGATCGTCATGGCGAGGAACCTGCCGTAG
- the purE gene encoding 5-(carboxyamino)imidazole ribonucleotide mutase, which translates to MSTTAAGPVIGIVMGSDSDWPVMEAAAQALDEFEIPYEVDVVSAHRMPREMIEYGEQAAERGLKAIIAGAGGAAHLPGMLASVTPLPVIGVPVPLKHLDGMDSLLSIVQMPAGVPVATVSVAGARNAGLLAVRMLAAHDTELLARMRDFQQELRDQATEKGKRLRTKVANSESFGFGK; encoded by the coding sequence ATGAGCACCACCGCCGCAGGCCCCGTCATCGGCATCGTCATGGGGTCCGACTCGGACTGGCCCGTGATGGAGGCCGCCGCCCAGGCCCTCGACGAGTTCGAGATCCCCTACGAGGTCGACGTCGTCTCCGCCCACCGGATGCCGCGCGAGATGATCGAGTACGGGGAGCAGGCCGCCGAGCGCGGCCTGAAGGCGATCATCGCGGGCGCGGGCGGAGCCGCCCACCTGCCCGGCATGCTCGCCTCGGTCACCCCGCTGCCGGTCATCGGCGTGCCGGTGCCGCTGAAGCACCTCGACGGCATGGACTCCCTGCTGTCGATCGTCCAGATGCCGGCCGGGGTTCCCGTCGCCACCGTCTCGGTCGCCGGCGCGCGCAACGCGGGCCTGCTGGCCGTACGGATGCTGGCCGCCCACGACACGGAGCTGCTGGCCCGGATGCGCGACTTCCAGCAGGAGCTCCGCGACCAGGCCACCGAGAAGGGCAAGCGGCTGCGCACCAAGGTCGCGAACTCGGAGTCCTTCGGGTTCGGCAAGTGA
- a CDS encoding dipeptidase: MSAAQRLAEARELLAEHPVVDGHNDLPWALRQQVRYDLAQRDIAGDQSAHLHTDIPRLRAGGVGAQFWSVYVRSDYAGDEAVSATLEQIDAVAQLIDRYPGDLVRALTADDMEQARAGGRIASLMGAEGGHSINNSLATLRALHRLGVRYMTLTHNDTIDWADSATDEPRHGGLTAFGREVVREMNRVGMLVDLSHVAETTMRDALAVSSAPVVFSHSSARAVCDHPRNIPDDVLALLAANGGVAMATFVPKFILPEAVEWTLAADENLRTHGFHHLDTTPAAMALHRAFEADRPRPVATAATVADHLDHMREVAGVDHIGIGGDYDGTAFTPSGLDDVAGYPNLVAELLARGWSRADLAKLTWSNAVRALRDAEAVARDLSATRGPSNAVI, from the coding sequence GTGAGCGCGGCGCAGCGCCTGGCGGAGGCGCGCGAGCTGCTGGCCGAGCACCCCGTCGTGGACGGTCACAACGACCTGCCCTGGGCGCTGCGCCAGCAGGTGCGCTACGACCTCGCGCAGCGGGACATCGCGGGCGACCAGTCCGCACACCTGCACACCGACATCCCCCGGCTGCGCGCCGGGGGGGTCGGGGCCCAGTTCTGGTCGGTCTACGTCAGGTCCGACTACGCGGGCGACGAAGCGGTCAGCGCCACCCTGGAGCAGATCGACGCCGTGGCCCAGCTGATCGACCGCTATCCCGGCGACCTGGTGCGGGCGCTGACGGCGGACGACATGGAGCAGGCCCGAGCCGGCGGCCGGATCGCCTCGCTGATGGGCGCCGAGGGCGGCCACTCCATCAACAACTCGCTCGCCACGCTGCGCGCCCTGCACCGGCTGGGCGTGCGGTACATGACGCTCACCCACAACGACACCATCGACTGGGCGGACTCGGCGACCGACGAGCCCCGGCACGGCGGCCTGACCGCATTCGGCCGTGAGGTCGTCCGCGAGATGAACCGCGTCGGCATGCTGGTGGACCTCTCGCACGTCGCCGAGACGACGATGCGGGACGCCCTCGCCGTCTCGTCCGCGCCGGTGGTCTTCTCGCACTCCTCGGCGCGCGCGGTCTGTGACCACCCGCGCAACATCCCCGACGACGTGCTGGCGCTGCTTGCGGCCAATGGCGGGGTGGCGATGGCCACCTTCGTGCCGAAGTTCATCCTGCCGGAGGCGGTCGAGTGGACCCTCGCCGCGGACGAGAACCTGCGGACGCACGGCTTCCACCACCTGGACACCACCCCCGCGGCGATGGCCCTGCACCGGGCGTTCGAGGCGGACCGCCCGCGGCCGGTGGCCACGGCCGCCACCGTGGCCGACCACCTGGACCACATGCGGGAGGTGGCCGGCGTCGACCACATCGGCATCGGCGGGGACTACGACGGGACGGCCTTCACCCCGTCCGGCCTGGACGACGTGGCCGGCTATCCGAACCTGGTCGCCGAACTCCTGGCGCGCGGCTGGTCCAGGGCCGACCTGGCGAAGCTGACCTGGTCCAACGCGGTCCGCGCGCTGCGCGACGCGGAAGCGGTGGCGCGCGACCTGTCGGCGACCCGGGGACCGTCGAACGCGGTGATCTAG
- a CDS encoding membrane dipeptidase: MADLQDEPHSAGIGAQDLPAPAGPETRASALERAAALLSAHPVADGCNTLVWTLRQSPYHDIETSEAGVDTDIPRLRAGGVGAQFWSLLVPPEAPSREDAAGDWAVADTLEQIDAALSLVRRYPDSLRLALSADDMADARNRGRIASFLGPVPGRTLTGSLGALRAFHALGVRALAPAGAPWAQETLTAFGHEVVREANRLGILLDLTGCVPAVGRRLTEASKAPVVISNTAAAALNPHPGNVPDEVLALLREANGLAMVTFDAARTGDSLHAVADHLDHVRAVAGPEGVGLGAAFGTEPPGPRPTGLTDPSGYPRLIAELLDRGWPESDLALLTWGNALRVVRDAEFTARRHPGPTAPV; this comes from the coding sequence ATGGCCGACCTGCAGGATGAACCCCACTCCGCGGGCATCGGGGCCCAGGACCTCCCGGCCCCCGCCGGACCCGAGACGAGGGCGAGCGCTCTCGAACGGGCCGCCGCGCTGCTGTCCGCCCACCCCGTGGCCGACGGGTGCAACACCCTGGTGTGGACCCTGCGTCAGAGCCCGTACCACGACATCGAGACCTCCGAAGCGGGCGTCGACACCGACATCCCGCGGCTGCGCGCGGGGGGAGTGGGGGCCCAGTTCTGGTCCCTGCTCGTGCCGCCGGAGGCCCCGTCCCGCGAGGACGCGGCCGGCGACTGGGCGGTCGCCGACACCCTGGAGCAGATCGATGCCGCGCTGTCCCTGGTCCGCCGCTACCCCGACAGCCTCCGCCTCGCGCTCAGCGCCGACGACATGGCGGACGCCCGCAACCGCGGCCGCATCGCCTCGTTCCTCGGCCCCGTGCCGGGCCGGACGCTGACCGGTTCGCTGGGCGCGCTGCGCGCCTTTCACGCGCTGGGCGTACGGGCCCTGGCGCCGGCGGGAGCGCCCTGGGCGCAGGAGACGCTGACGGCCTTCGGTCACGAGGTCGTGCGGGAGGCGAACCGGCTGGGGATCCTGCTGGACCTCACGGGATGCGTGCCGGCGGTGGGCCGCCGGCTCACGGAGGCATCCAAGGCTCCGGTGGTCATCTCGAACACGGCGGCTGCGGCGCTGAACCCGCATCCGGGGAACGTACCCGACGAGGTGCTCGCCCTGCTGCGCGAGGCGAACGGCCTCGCGATGGTCACCTTCGACGCCGCGCGCACCGGGGACTCCCTGCACGCGGTGGCGGACCACCTCGACCACGTACGGGCGGTCGCGGGCCCCGAGGGCGTCGGACTGGGAGCGGCCTTCGGAACCGAGCCGCCGGGCCCCCGCCCGACCGGTCTGACCGACCCCTCGGGCTATCCGCGGCTGATCGCGGAACTCCTGGACCGCGGCTGGCCGGAGTCCGATCTCGCCCTGCTCACCTGGGGCAACGCCCTCCGCGTGGTCCGCGACGCGGAATTCACCGCGCGCCGCCACCCCGGCCCCACCGCCCCCGTCTAG